A single region of the Procambarus clarkii isolate CNS0578487 chromosome 81, FALCON_Pclarkii_2.0, whole genome shotgun sequence genome encodes:
- the LOC123773122 gene encoding uncharacterized protein isoform X2 — translation MSSTGYSARVPGLRQHGRHHLMQKLHFRELYGEARQTRSRPRQRLFYQLPHRLAFSLSQVAPPSALAAGHVFLGFTKCGQFVLSYTHSCDTDDHTLQMIHRYRLHWWVFIPYAPLRKVAEVMLFGDQDLQEGLYENIFISLCQWPRDLSKILVYGCSMIEGSDGSSSQTRRCYITITAVPSLDNCSACYQVATSYEEEDLAERWNSCVRFSCLKHGITVHTSFEMVPPFPKFLPNVQMKRKGFVVLNAGNFIHVLNVDLENMERKMKEVESEILGVRLNSINEEEREEEEESDDDREQNKVKNSVSGGQYSLPNLRSGKEYNMVDSSGSDVEHEADGQSSCEEEEGTQLEKYHTSTGSGISGLKITLNTGGRCGCNSSMTDRDREWEILIGNLPPKSEVRTRNEDSNNIHGDCGGSQSSSTADGLSISHLCDNENCDNKSHGSLSGLQNNNIVCNLTLKEFKLPDDSPYHFYGDEDCFNDNDSDDSTRCSHLSEDSRLGRSDLRDTINIGDKFRAGVNCCGNNIIADDLPINSVHSQQGRRVLRSSSESSYGEKTPTKQAEKEYEFIDEITESRHEKLSVFRRRRLADKKYEFSDENMENVPQKYSSYRSQSRRLLMSPSRSPRFRSMGVPLSELSIELGESSGLLRSVYEKLLSPNSGSGSPNDVLRPINQNITSPVLSPRDDRWREEIDRLEKAELQRWSSRESLGLYTHSPGYVQKSSERASNITPNSVSDLTQSLSLNCVVDFNRRYIEVDDELVSIITDIEDDELGTATGYHNALPLEVHGSGYTQMHMISNSKAEKLVTNEGSAPVDSDSW, via the exons ATGTCCAGTACCGGGTATTCCGCGAGGGTTCCTGGTCTCCGTCAACATGGCCGACATCATCTCATGCAAAAGCTACACTTCAGAGAG TTATACGGAGAAGCAAGACAGACTCGCTCACGTCCAAGACAGAGGTtgttttatcagctacctcaccgtcTGGCCTTCTCCTTGTCACAGGTGGCTCCTCCTTCTGCTCTTGCTGCAGG TCATGTCTTCTTGGGGTTCACAAAGTGTGGCCAGTTTGTCCTCTCATACACTCACTCCTGTGACACAGATGACCACACACTGCAGATGATACACAG ATATAGACTGCACTGGTGGGTGTTTATTCCTTATGCTCCATTGCGAAAAGTGGCTGAGGTAATGCTTTTTGGTGACCAGGATTTGCAAGAAGGCTTGTATGAAAATATCTTCATCTCTCTCTGTCAGTGGCCAAGAGATTTATCCAAAATTCTTGTGTATGGTTGTAG TATGATCGAGGGTAGTGATGGAAGCAGTTCCCAAACTCGCAGATGTTATATCACTATTACTGCTGTTCCTTCGCTTGATAACTGCTCTGCCTGTTATCAGGTGGCCACTTCTTATGAAGAAGAAG ATCTGGCAGAGCGTTGGAATAGCTGTGTGCGATTTAGCTGTCTTAAACATGGCATTACAGTTCATACCAGTTTTGAAATGGTACCGCCTTTCCCAAAGTTCCTCCCTAATGTACAAATGAAAAGGAAGGGCTTTGTGGTGCTCAATGCTGGCAATTTTATTCATGTACTGAATGTTGACTTAGAAAATATGGAGAGAAAAATGAAAGAAGTTGAATCAGAAATTTTAGGTGTTAGACTAAATAGTATCAATgaggaggaaagagaggaagaggaggaaagtgATGATgatagggaacaaaataaagtgaAGAATAGTGTGTCAGGTGGGCAGTATAGTCTACCAAACCTAAGATCTGGTAAAGAGTATAATATGGTAGACAGCTCTGGTAGTGATGTTGAACATGAGGCTGATGGTCAAAGCAGttgtgaggaggaggaaggaactcAGTTAGAAAAGTACCACACAAGTACTGGATCAGGAATAAGTGGACTGAAGATAACGCTGAATACTGGAGGAAGGTGTGGTTGTAATAGTTCAATGACCGACAGAGACAGAGAATGGGAAATTTTAATaggaaatttgcctccaaaaagtGAAGTAAGGACTAGAAATGAAGACAGTAATAACATTCATGGTGATTGTGGAGGCAGTCAGAGTAGTAGTACTGCTGATGGGCTGAGTATTTCTCATCTCTGTGACAATGAAAACTGTGATAACAAAAGTCATGGGAGTCTCAGTGGACTGCAAAACAATAATATTGTTTGTAATCTCACGCTCAAAGAATTTAAATTGCCTGATGATTCCCCTTATCATTTTTATGGTGATGAAGACTGCTTTAATGACAACGACTCTGATGACTCAACAAGGTGCTCCCACCTTAGTGAAGATTCACGTTTAGGCCGCTCTGATCTCAGGGACACAATAAACATTGGTGATAAATTTAGAGCAGGAGTTAATTGTTGTGGAAATAATATAATAGCTGATGATTTGCCCATTAATTCTGTGCATTCCCAACAAGGTAGAAGGGTACTTCGTAGCTCAAGTGAAAGTTCCTATGGTGAAAAAACTCCAACAAAGCAAGCTGAAAAGGAGTACGAATTCATTGATGAAATTACAGAGTCACGTCATGAAAAACTTAGTGTCTTTCGTCGCAGACGTCTTGCTGACAAGAAATATGAATTTTCCGATGAAAATATGGAAAATGTTCCTCAAAAGTATAGCAGCTATAGAAGCCAAAGTCGTAGGTTACTAATGAGTCCATCACGTTCACCAAGATTTCGCTCAATGGGTGTTCCATtatctgagctttcaatagagttGGGTGAATCATCGGGACTCCTCAGATCAGTATACGAAAAGCTTTTAAGTCCAAACTCTGGTAGTGGGTCTCCTAATGATGTTCTGCGACCAATCAACCAGAATATCACCAGCCCTGTCCTCTCACCTCGAGATGACCGATGGAGAGAAGAGATTGATCGATTGGAAAAG GCAGAACTGCAGAGATGGAGCTCACGAGAGAGTTTAGGATTgtacacacacagccctggataTGTTCAGAAGTCTTCTGAAAGAGCTTCCAATATAACGCCAAACAGCGTTTCAGATCTTACTCAGTCTTTG aGCTTGAATTGTGTTGTTGACTTCAACCGACGATACATTGAAGTTGACGATGAGCTAGTTTCTATCATTACAGACATAGAAG ATGATGAGCTAGGAACAGCCACTGGCTATCATAATGCATTGCCCCTTGAAGTGCATGGTTCAGGCTACACCCAGATGCATATGATCTCCAATTCAAAGGCGGAAAAATTG